The Kwoniella shivajii chromosome 4, complete sequence genome segment AATGATTTGGTATCTATGTGGTAGTTGGATCAGCTACGGATTTCTTTTCAAGGAATTTGCAGTGGATCAGCTGAACTCACTCCACTCAGGGAAGACTGTTGCTTTTACAACGACACTGCAAAACAGAAAACACTCGTCAGCATAACATTAGGGTAAAGATCAAAATACTAGCTCACTTATTACTGGCCATTAGACGAGGGAATCGAGAAGACCAAGCATTTCCGTCAGTCTGTGATGGTTGATAATGTCAGCTAAGTTCGCCTTCTCCTGGCACCGATCTTCGGTCCAAACATCCAAGCATAATGGGCAATTCCAACCCATCCATTTTTCCATGATCATTCTCGCCCATTTAATTCACCATCACTTCCCTTTTCTGACACCGCTttatcaagatatactcacgTCGAAAACGTATTTGTAATCATTACTCTTTTCAGCGCTGTCTTTTCCAGTAAATtcgatttctttttccatttcatcacAGGTTCCATCATCCCAATCACATTGCCAATGACCTCCGGCCAATTTAACGTCCATGTAATATTCTCCTAGTTCCTTCAAGGGTAATGTTgataattcagcttctcccGTTGATCCCACAGGTGATAATACCTTGGTGTATGAATCGGTTCTGTCATTGGCCATGAAATGCAATCTCTCCCTATGTGATTGTCTCCATTTAgctcctttcttcttgtcatgGTTGAGACCTGTGGCTAATCCTCGCTGAGGAATGTCGACACGGCATCAGCTTTCGTTCGAACGAACATGGTTCACCAGGGTCAAGGTTTAGGTTACTCACCCAGTACAGTTTACCGCTCTTTCTGCTCCATTCAGGATCAGGTCCAACATCGTCTCTTCTACCATCTCTACCAATCGGTGTCACAGGTATATCACCGTTCAACATGGTTTTGGAAGGGACTAAAATTGGATATAATTTGGTGTGAGGTTTAGGATGAGTCTCAGAATTATGTTCTTCCAATAGCATTCCGTGATTTTCCATATATGAAGGATGTTCACAGATATCCATAGCTTCTGAGTGGGTGCTTATGAACGTATCGGCAGCGACTGACAAGTAGCGAGAGGAGGTCAGCAGGAAAAGGTGAATCGGGTTGAATGTAAGTGTCAGTGACTCACGTGGTTCTTGCTCGCCTTTATTTAAGGGACTGTCTATAGCACAAGCCTTGCTCCAGTCTTGCTCGAACCTATCGTTTTCATTAGGATGATTTGACACTTTACCGGATTTAGCGGCGTTGACTAGTTCCTGTTGTCTGGCATGATCAAGTAAGATTGAAGGTTGATCATGAATTGTGAATGTAGCTCTGTGAATGGCTTTCGTGATCAGCTAGGTCTCTATCAAATGACAAGAATGCAACgggaagctgaaagagcCTACGTACCTGACTGCTCCGATGTGTTTAATAAAAGGTTCTAACAAGTTGATTTGCGAATCTGCTCTTGGTCTACTTGCCCACCAAGTGTCTCGAGAGTAATCATCGTTCCATTGTAATTCTACTTTTCCATCATGTATGATCAAAGTAAACGTTTCCTGGATCTTCTCCGTTTCTtctaatctttctttcaaggTTTCGATTGGGAGACCGTAAAATGGTAAAAGGGAGTCCATGATGCTAGATGTACAGAATTCGTGATCGCGAACATGTCAGTGCTTTTGTTCGATTAGACTGTGGGGAGGGGACTGATGAAGCAGACTTACGCGTCATATTCATCTGGAAGTAAAACGTTATTGGATTGGGCGAAAAGCCACCTATACAATCAAACATGTATAAAGGTCAATTTGTTTTGTTCAGATTACACTTACCCAACgcaacaagatgatttgaaaaagtagaaaaactcaccattcatcGAAACCTTTTGGAGGATTTCTGTTCCATTTCTCTTTATAACCTTTTACAGCTTGATCTAAAGTTTGAGATTGTCTGGCTAACATTGAGTTCCATTTTATTTCACCTTGTCTTAACAAACCTAATATAGGATGAGTCAGACCTGTTGGCATCTTTGAAGATTCATttgaattaggtgaaaattcatcatcgaaatccGGATCATAATCATTTCCTTCTGAAGGGggtgattttgatttgactATTCCTTTACTTATTTGTTCCAAAACCAATAATTCAGCTCTACGTTTTTCTGATTGTGACAAAGCTTCATAGGGAGATAAGAAAAGACATTGACCATCTTCGTCGAACTCGGTGGGTCGTGAAGGTGTGTTGGGATTTAGAATGGGTGGTAACCattttgaaggtgaaaaataGGAAGCGTCAGGTTCATGATGTGGTAAATTGGGTGTTAATACAGGTGGTAGTGTTGTAGGTGCGAATGTATGTAAAAATAAAACTAATATCGTTCCAGATAATAATAAAACTATTAACCTTCTAGGTACAGGTactgataatggtgatggaaatggaaaattCAATGCCATCGTGCGTATACCGATAAGGTGGATGAGTTGTGAAGATTATGGTGGATCTTTCTTGACCAAACCACAGATTTTTCAAATCAAATGAATGTGGGAAGAATCTGGTCTCACACACCCCCACGATATGACTGACTATGCTCAGATCAGGATAAGGGGATCAGAAGGAGAGATTGGTCGGTTGGGAAAAGGATTTCGTTGTCCTCAATTTTTGAGAACAATCGCGTCTAGCTATGTTATGTTGATATTATGATATGCTGTTTTCTAAAAGATATTATTATTGATGGATGAGTTCTTTGGATTGTAGAAATTGGAAGTTTGGTTGGGACACGTGAATGATGGGGAGACGCGAAAGTCTTAGCCAAAGGGGGTGAAGCAGAGATCCGTGCGggaggaagaacaaggaaGGGAGGCGGTGAAGGGAGAGGAAAGTAACGTTATTTAGCCAGTCTAAGGGGGTTATGATGGGTGATTACGATATAACATACGTATGATCGTGTTGTCTGGTGAACGAGGATGATTGAGATGTATGCACAGTCGTTTATTGGATTAGACGATGGATAAACAAAggcgaagatgaagattctAAGTTGGCTTTGAGATGGGTTTCTGTGGTATTCAAAGATTTATTACATGAAGCTGCGAGGAACGATCTCccaatgatttgatttgatttccttttttctttctttctgattCCAAAGTGAGACAATATGTACCAAGAACAGTAACGAGCAGTAAcaccaaaaaaaaagagtTATTCACCGCACAGACCCACGCCCCCACCCCACACGTCGCTATTTCCTAAAAGGGGGAATCAGCAGACGGTATTAGGCGCTGGTCACCGAGGCTTAAAGGACTCGTGCGCCTATTTGACAGATCTGCGAGAACACATGAAAACAAAATGTCTATTATTCATCTtacatcttccatcttccatcatttctGCCTTTCAATATACCAAACGACATACAAACCATCACTCGACCTTGTCGATTGGCAAGTACGAGAAATTTGTGATTGTTTTCAGCAATTATACAGATACTCCGACTGAAATACAATCATTATGCCATCATTGAGATTCTGTGGTGAATGGTGAGCAATATATACCTCTTATTCCATCCAATTTTGCCGCTGATGTAGGTTACTGACCTATTTGCTGATGTATACAGTaacaaccttctttacccaaAGGTATGTCTTCCCTCTCATTACTACCAGACGCTCAACCAATTCTCCCTGACTAATCCCGTATGAAATGTTGTAGTCCGATAATAACGCCAAAATCCTTTTGTATCAATGTCGTAATTGCAATTACGCAGAAAACGCTCATCCTGAACCTGGAATGGCACCTTGCGTATACAAGAATGATCTGTTGACTATCGCAAGGGAACAAGCGGGTGAAACTAAAGATTTAGAAACCGATCCTACGTtacaaagatcaaatattGAATGTCCAAAATGTTCAAATCATGAGTGAGTTATTTGTTTTCGTTACTTCGTTTCTTTTTCTGTGTCTGTGTCTGTGTTTGTGTCTGTGTCACTGTTATTTCTTCTCGGATTGGCAGAATATCTTCTCTTGTTTATTGCGCAATTTGTCATCAATCTACTTTTTCGATCTCACGACTTCATTACTCCTGAAGTCGatctatcaatatcatcttgcCAAATATATTGTTTCTATTTCCCTTGCATTCCTCGTCTCCAGCTTGACCGGAATCCGTCCGCCGTACGAACTCATACTGATACCTAAAGTCCCCTTACAGAGCTGTATTCTACCAAGATCAAGCAAGGAGAATAACGACCAATATGACATTGTTCTATCATTGCACGAATTGCAAATTCCTATTTAGAGATCCAAAGATCAAACACCGATAGTCCGATGAATCCGATGAATTCGATGCGTATTAGTGAATCACAAAATGCGGAAAGCGGTGGAATAGCAAAtgacaaggtgaagaagggaaaagaagaaaagaattCTTTCAATCAACAAGTGGATACTCGGATAAACTCAGTTTATGGATTTCGAGGTCACGTTTCATGTGAAGAAGCGACTCCAGAAAAGTTGGTTGTCAGAATACAAATTAAcatcgaatgatgatgatcaatggaaTAAAATCATGTTTCATGTTGTAcaatacatatatatcaaacAATGCATTCTCGATTTTACTGTATGTTTTTCACTAATAGTTTAATTTGACTCTAAGCACACTTCACACGTTCTATTTCTCACGTTCTACCATCTCTATTGATGAATTACACGCAGTCACGTATGTAATCGTTCTCCCGACAACTATAGAAACGCAATCCGATCGACCTACTCTACCAGTGGAGGGGAAAAAGGATTTTACCTTCAGTCGGACGCTTTTTCTTtattttcagcttctggaGCTTCTCCTGCTTTACCAGCTATTTCTCTAACTCCAAAATCAAGTATCCAGCATTTACCAGCTTCCTTCTGTTTCGCATAGAATTGAGCAAGAAGACACGGTCAGCAACCATCTCCTCTGAGTCTTGTAAATTTAGTAGATTTGGGAAAAAACTTAAACTCACCTGTTGGAGGAACAACCTTTCTCCATCGAATAAGATCACGTTGGCGATTCCAGATTGGCCAAGAACGAAATCACCGGATATCTCGGTACATCCAAGATTTCCATCGTCGACCTCATGTACAGGTCGGATAACATCTCTACGATATCGAATTGGTTTTCTTCTCTGAATATCATATGATCGAATTGAATTATTCGAAATaatgtcagcttttgattCGCCTCAATTACCTCCCTGAACTTGCCCCCACCCCACCCTACTTCTAAGCTTTGCACTCACATCTGGATCATCTGATTGATTAGTCAATTCGCCAACCCtacctaaaccacctaaATTCCTAAAATCACATGCTAGACCTCTTAGTCTCCTTTGATTGAAATCTAAAACAGATAAACGAAGAAGTCCATGTCGTTTCAATAACTCATAATTATAATTATAGAGCCGTAAACTGTTTTGAGCTTCATAGAAACCTTGATAATAAGAAGGGGAACTGATTGGTTCACACCAAGTATAAGAATGTTTGGACCATTTAGCATAAGGGATTGGATTTATACCTGCAAAAGGATCCCATTCATCTCCCCAGGCCACATCCGGTGGTGGTATTTCACGTCGTTTTTCCAATTTGAATTGTTGCAATCTACTTGTCGGTAAAACGATCACTAACCTCCATTCTATATCTTCATTTATCACAAATTCAGTCGCGaccaatatcaatccaaATGGACCGTTCCGTTGTAAAAATGGTatatgatcttgatcttttacGACGACAGTAGCACTTTCGGGAAGATCCAGCAAATCACGGACTGTTGAATCAAGTAAATCCGCACAAAATGGTAGTTCCAATAAAAGCGGCAAGGAACTCGTCCCAGGATAAGTGGTATCGACTTCGAAAACAGCAAGGGTGGCAGCTCTTCGAGATTCAAATTCAATGCACGGTAAGTGAATCATTTTATATTCACTTGGAAACGGGTCTGAAACAGACTCACTGATTGGGTACATCTGCAGCTGGATTATGAGGCATATCAAGACCGAGGGCAATTCCTTTTCCTGCCCAAGCCATACCCAAATTACTTTCCCAGATGGCTGGAGCCACCGGTGGGAGTCGCTACGAAGAAACGATTGATTAGATGAATGAAATGGGAGTATTCACTGATAACTCAACTGACACCCAAACGTTCACCTTTACCCCAATCATAAATCCAAGCTATACCACCACACCAGATCATGACTCTTTGACCAGCTGTCAAACTAACATTATGAGGTTCCTCGCCATCCCAACCCTCTTCTCTAATTCTGAAACCACCTCTTTCGTACGGTTCGGCATCTTCAGTCTGGTTAAACAAGTGTAAGATTCTCATATTCAAATTTGTTTTTGCATCTTTACCAtgaccttcatcttcttgtacGATAATGACATCATTATGTATATCAACATCGAACAGGTCCGTATACGGTTTAAAATCCACTTTAACTTTTGTTGGTTTACCATGTACCCATACGGTACACAAAGTCCatttacctttatcttctttttctaaTTTAGTAGGTTGATCAACTGGTTGAGTGACAACATATTTACCTGCGACTGAATGTAAGAATTGATCTTGAGGTAAATCGAATTCCGTTATTCTAGGTCTTAATAAATCTATATTGGTTTCTCTTGTTAATAACCTTCTTAATCTTTCTCCTGCTGGGAAATCTCTTTCACCGTcatatgattgtgattgatgCATATGCTGTCTTAACATTAATTGTAGATACACCGATTTACGAACCAGTTTATTCCATTGACGACATGCTTGAGCGCAATGGACTATTTCCAATGATTTCAAGTGCCGAAAAATGGATTCGACAATTTGTGAATGTAATTTGAATATAGGAGGcggtgttgttgttgttgatgatatgttAGATTTTGATGTAGTATTTGTATTATTATTTGTATTATTATTTGTATTATCATTCgtattattattattattgttgctgctgctgttgttgttgctgttgatgctGTTGTCCATATCGTTGGGTTTAATCCTCTTGTTCTCGTTGTTATTATCTTTATGAGCCAGATCGTCGtgatgaggacgaggatgagggTGAGGATGTCGTAAGTTTTCAGAAGTTATAGTCATCCTTCAAATGAGGTTGGACGAAGCGTGTGAGAGAGGGGTGTGTGTTTGGGGTAatccgaagatgaaaaagaaaaaacgtTGTGATTCAGAAAGACGTAAAAACGATTGGAGACTCGATGGCATTCAATAAATGTACAGTTGACGAATTTTGCCGTTTTGCCAACCACCAAccaatgaagaaaagggaaaacGACTTAAttatatcattgatgatgattgaagaaCGATATACTTCCAACTGACCTTTCTTTgtcgtcattatcatctctaATGTTCCGCCCCCCACTCCCCACGATCTAAATCCTCTTGTCGTAGAAGGTGACTTACTTGAtctgtcttttctttttccttttactGTTTTTTCTTAGTCAAGGGACTACGAGTGTGATACCATCTCATTTCGTCATAGGCGTTTGTTTCCATACTCGAGTAGTCCCCCGACAATACTTTGACTGTACTCACCTGTGGCTTGGCTTTTGAGGCTAATGCAGGTGGAGTTGACAGGAAGCACCCCCTTGGTTTATATTATTATGTCATTTCGATTAGATAACGACTCAAGCCGAGAAATGAGTTCCGATTCTCCGATGTCCCGACGATCGAAATCTGATTCCAGTCTAGTGGCTACGAGTACGTGATACTCGTCCTCGTTTTGTATGACAAAGGAAAGCGCGACACAAATGACACATCATGATATATATTAAACACAAATACATGACATGGACGATATCACCAATTCCCTTGCATGGACAATCAAGGGTTCAAAACCCCTAAGACGCAAAGTTGAGTATCCAgactttctcatttccttcctgTCACCGGAAAACAGAAAACGCCAGATTGTCAGCCAGCGAATTGTACCGGTGTTCATATATCATCGAACAGCTCACGTGTTGAAAAACCAATTTCTGACTATCTCCAATCAACCTTTGCGGTTCTCCCGGTAAACCTAACGGGAATCTACCGGAACTTACCATGGAACTAGAACGGTAAGGTGTGGCGGGAAGACTACTGAAGGAGTAATTCAGTGGGTCTGATCTGGGCTTCTTTGGTCTCTGTAAAATGAGAATCATTCATTCCTATATCAGTACGGATCTTCTAGGCGACTTTTATACCAAAATTCACAGTCAAAATCATATTGATCCCATCAAACGAGAGAAAACGACTCACATCTCCATTGTTAGGAGCTAAATCCAATTGCAGTCCTTTCAAAGCTCCGTATTGTTTCCCCCACACTTCAACTTGACGGTGATCAAAATCTTGAATATCCAATTTCAACATACCTATCTGTTTCATGTCTTTATCATTGGAATCAAATTTGAATAATCTTGACCCGACTTGTGACGTGTTTTGATATCCTTCCGTTAATTGACTTTTCTGacctgatcttgattttggaATGGTGTCAATGAAGAAATGAGCACGATGTGCCCATCTTTGAAATGGAATACTATCAACTCCGTCGAACGGATTAGTGGTTCTTCTCcatgttcttccttttgggCTTTGTTTAATCCTagattcaatcttgataatcCCTAATGATTTGATTGGGATGACGATACTAAGTTCTTGTTGAGTATGTCCAGGAATCAGCTTGAATGGGTAGGTGATTCTGATAAAAGAAGGATCTGAACTTTGTTGAAGGATAGGAAGATGTTCACGAGATACAACGATCTTAATTTTTTTAGGTATGTTTCCTGCTTTTCGAATGATCTTGGATAAATCGTATGAATTGTATGGAAGCCAAAGTAGTAATTCAGGTAAATAGGGAGGTAAAGGTCGATTTGAGATATTGAAGATTGCAAGGTATGCGCCACTACGTTTGACTCGTCAAGCCCGGATACTGAGTGGTTTGACTGATGCTCACTTACATGGGATTGTTATTAGCTATCCAAGGTAATCTTGATAAATCCAGACCGATCAATAAGCCCGTATGAGAAACAAGTGAACCAGAGATACTTTCCCATGTTTTCTGAGGAGGGAATCGCTATCATTGAGGGAAACCCACATGCGATCTCGCGTCAGCTCACACCGagcgatatcatcatcctttgatcACAGACTTAAAATTCTGCCGAatggaagacgatgatgcaAATAGTGAGATTGGTAAAGACGACATTTTTCAAAGAATTACACTCACTCCGAGATTATCCCCAGTTTTCCAATTAAAAATCCACCATTTCCCACCCAAACCCACCACAACTCTATCATCGGCAATTAAGCTGATCTTAACGTTGATACCCTCTTTCCAGTCTTGATCAGGTATAGGTATTCCGCCTCCAACGTACTCTTCCGTGAATCCATTATTGGTGTGAATATGAAGAGGATGTATGTAGCCATCAAGACTACATACTATAACAATATCTTTCTGTACATCGACAGTAAGAGTTTGTAAATCAGGTTCGAAATCAACAGTGATAGTTAGATGTCGACTACTTCTACTGTTATCGTAGATGGTACAAACTTCAAATCTAAGCCTATCTTGTGATTTAAGATAGGGCGATGGTGATAGGGATGAAGGGTATGAAACGATGtaatcaccttgaacagaATGGATAAGATGATTTCGTTTCAACGGAAATCTCGTTATTCTAGGTGTCAATGAAAGTatatttctctctctttctacTAAATCCTTAACCCGTTTCGATGGATTGCAATGCAGAGAGTCGTTTTCATCAATTGGTACTTGATACAGTTTTTGATAGAGCTTCAATTGTATACTGGGTGTTTCTCTTATGGTATCATGAAGTTGTCGATTGGTGAGAGAACATGAGATTATATCCTGGATTGAAAGTGGAAGTAGGATCGCTTCGATCAGCTGCGGATCAAGTTGAAGCATCGTTCTGTTCTGGGTATCGATTGATGTTAGTTTGGAGACACAGGCAGTAGTAAGTGAAAGATATCGAAACAAGGAGATCGATTTCACCATCAGTATGATATGAGATTTGtacgtatatatatatatatatatatatatatatatatatatccaaGTCCAATCATGTCAGCTCTGACCATTAGACCAGAACCTTGAAATCTTGAGATGTGGATGACGACCATCACAAAGTAGTCGCCATCCTTTGACactgtgtgtgtgtgtgtgatGATCCGATGATCAATGTATTACTACCTCGCTTCCCACATGATCGTGCAttgtatcatcatccagatGTATGTgttccaccttcatcatcatgaagACACCAAATTTATGCGGATGATGCATCAATCTTCCATCCGGGTTTTCGACCCTGATCTTAAAAGTATCTCGTACGTAATCACATCTGAATGTTGGGGAAAATGATCAGAGATCATCTTATTGTTCTCATGTTTCATATCTACATCACATTGCAAAAATCTATTGTCTGATgacacatacacacacacacacaaatgatatgataatgaGCTTGGACCTTACCTCTCCCACTGTCAGCCCTGCGCACTGAGCACTGATCCCTGCCCCCTTTTCAAACTATTGACGAGGGAGGTCAGTGCTCAAATCCCATCGACATGTACCAGTGGAGCTACAAATAAACAAAGACAGACTGATTTCCAGAAtatttcaacttcttccttcttcatcattctcatccttaTCGTCAATCCCATCTCTCCTCTGCTTATACACGTACTGATAGACACAGAAACATCTCAAGCATGTCACCTGTACTATCTGACACACCTGCAGTCAAGCTCGAACCATCCTCTTCTAAAACTGATCCCGTCAATGGGAGAGGACTAGAGTCGTTGTTCACTGATCATGCTTACTGTGAGATCTTGGAACA includes the following:
- a CDS encoding beta-1,2-xylosyltransferase 1; its protein translation is MALNFPFPSPLSVPVPRRLIVLLLSGTILVLFLHTFAPTTLPPVLTPNLPHHEPDASYFSPSKWLPPILNPNTPSRPTEFDEDGQCLFLSPYEALSQSEKRRAELLVLEQISKGIVKSKSPPSEGNDYDPDFDDEFSPNSNESSKMPTGLTHPILGLLRQGEIKWNSMLARQSQTLDQAVKGYKEKWNRNPPKGFDEWWLFAQSNNVLLPDEYDAIMDSLLPFYGLPIETLKERLEETEKIQETFTLIIHDGKVELQWNDDYSRDTWWASRPRADSQINLLEPFIKHIGAVRATFTIHDQPSILLDHARQQELVNAAKSGKVSNHPNENDRFEQDWSKACAIDSPLNKGEQEPLAADTFISTHSEAMDICEHPSYMENHGMLLEEHNSETHPKPHTKLYPILVPSKTMLNGDIPVTPIGRDGRRDDVGPDPEWSRKSGKLYWRGLATGLNHDKKKGAKWRQSHRERLHFMANDRTDSYTKVLSPVGSTGEAELSTLPLKELGEYYMDVKLAGGHWQCDWDDGTCDEMEKEIEFTGKDSAEKSNDYKYVFDTDGNAWSSRFPRLMASNNVVVKATVFPEWNTKSLPEWYAYVPSKMDYSDLFSIMSFFRGTPSGRGAHDEVARRIALNGQCWVERTWRREDLQIYMFRLYLEYARLVSPDRDNGKMDYIPPTSHHQNTPSSDDDHLSTGHGGSVPVAADVVPPMIDE